The Aethina tumida isolate Nest 87 chromosome 5, icAetTumi1.1, whole genome shotgun sequence genomic sequence GAGACGAACCAGTGGTCGTTGATCAACCCGATGAGGTCGAGAAGATCGGGGGTGTCTTGTATCGCTTACCACGGACACGTTTACGTAATCGGGGGGTTCAATGGAATTTCGAGGATGTGCAGCGGCGAAAAGTTCAATCCTGCCAACAACACCTGGTCACCAATCCCTGACATGTATAATCCCAGAAGTAACTTCGCAATTGAGGTCATCGATGACATGATCTTCGCGATCGGAGGTTTCAACGGTAACCGGTTCGTGTGGCAGTTTCCCGCGTTAATCATTCGCAGTGTTTCTACCAGGTGTCACAACAATCTACCACGTGGAATGTTACGACGACAAGACGAACGAATGGTACGAAGCGACGGACATGAACATATACAGATCGGCATTGTCGGCGTGCGTAATCGACGGTCTGCCCAACGTCAAGGACTACATCCACAAGCACAGAGACCGGCTGATGGAGGAGAAGCGACAGAAGATGATCGCATTGGAGAACCAGAGGAACATGGCGGGGATGGCCCAAAACCAAGTACGTCCATCAAAACGACGTCGCTCTGCACAGCCACACCACCTGCAACTTTTTGTGCTATTCAACAGATTTATTCCTCAGTAGTCGATAATCTCGTTCCAGGTGAACCATCAGGACAACGTTGCTGCGGCAGTCAATGCCAACATGCAACAGCTCAACTTGTTGCAGCAACTTAATGCCAATCTGAACCCCGCCCTGCCCGCCGCTCCAGCGCAGGCGCAACCAGTACCTCCGCCGCCCCAGCCGGCGCCCATGGACGTCGAGGAGAATGAAGACGAAGCCATTATGTGATCGACATAAAGTGCGTCCTGGCTCGGCAGTTTTTGCGATGCCGGGACACATTTATATGGGACTTGTGCACAGTGATGTGATTGATGACTgatgaaaaatgaattttaatccaTACAATAgcatattttaagaattttagacATAcacttttttacaatattacacttttattggcaatatatgttatttatgatGATTTTCACTGGTTGCTAATAAACAAGCCCTTTTAATATtggtttatattatacaaataactcCATTGTGTTCTATTTTTATGATACGTTTAAACCAAAATGTTCACTATAATTATACGGGCACATTTCATCAACATCACAATGCAAACATGAAAACTGAAAACACAAAgagtttcagttttaattaaatatttaatttcttctctATCTTTTTATCTATACTTTTATACATTCCAAACGTTTATTGCAACAAAACAACAACAGATAAACCTtccttttgtaaattattggcATATTTTACCCGaatagttttgtataaatCCACACCTTAAGAAAAAAAACCAATTCACGCGTTGCATATTCATATTCGCGGGACACGATCCATTTATCTCATGCGAGAATCTTTTCGTTGCGACTATTAAGTTTGAGTACTGAATTTATCAGGTGGAAGAACgcatttacaaaacaaatgaTTTCGAATAGCGTTTTCTTCCAagacatttttgaataatgcATTTTTTTTAGGTGGCACGTTGAAAATTATTACGGTGTGCAGTTCGTGAAACGAATTAACTGtcagtttattttgataattgctgtttaattaatgtgacACGAACAGGTGGATTTTGGTTTAAACCGTCAGTGTTTTTGCAGCGATAAAACCGCATAACTTTGTTTAGTAATGAATGAACACacagttttattttgataaatatttatttataaccaatatgtgaataaattaattcgtcATTTTTTCGGGCAAGTTTATCGATATTGATATGTTGGGGCATGTTTTGGTGGTTTCACTGGTGAATAATCTTATGGTCCACGTTACAACGGTGAACGTTACGGCGTTTACGGGAAAGGCTCTAATAATTGTAGGGGTTAAACCCCTAAATAGAAACGAGAATCCTTCCGCCTTGACACTCTTCCTCAAACAATCGAAGGCGTTGTTGTACCTTCCTGTTATGTCTAACTGACATCTGGACTTTATCACGTCAACTGGGTAGGtcaaaatccaagaaacaGTTCCTAAACAcacataaaaactattttagtaaacaaaaaggtgcgttAAATTTGGTCGGTACTACCGGCAAGTCCTCCAGCCATCAGCATGTCAAAGGTCGAAACAACTCCGGTTTGGGAACGCGTCAAGGCTTCGTAAGTCCAAAAGTAGGCGGCATAAGATGGCACCTCCCTCGCCACAGTCAAGTTCAAACCCTTGAACACCCCTCTGACACCGTCACTTCGATAAATTTGTGCCAAAAGTTGGGAAGGCCCAACGCTCCCCTTAGTTTCGACCTGCAGCCTGGACTTGGCCAGTTCCATGGGACTGCAGACAAAACTCTGCATCAAGCCTGCGGTAGCGCCGGCCAAGGCGTGAGTTCTTAGCGAATCGGGGTCGCTGCAGTTGCGTTGCACGTTGCCCTGCACCCCAAAAACGACGGCGTTGATGGCCGCAACACCGGCCAACGGACTGGACATGCCCCTGTAAACGCCCCTGATGCCCTGCGTCTGTACTAGTGTCTTGAGGCAGTGGAGGCTTCCCCTGTACTTCGGGTTTTTGAAGTCTTGCGTCTGTAGGTGGATCTTTACCGTGTCCAGGGGGTGGCCGACTATCACACCGGCGCAACCTTTTACGTAacacattttagtttttatatttagttgtaAAATGGTGGTTTTTCTTACCCCCCAAACATCCAGCGAAAAAATCAAGAGCCATGACCCGGACTTTCGATGTGGTAAACGTCCAAAAATGTGGTGAGCTTCTCCGAATCCAACGAGCACCAAATTCTACCTTCCAAAAACTTGGCGAACAATTTAATCAGCAACAAATTCTCCATATACATTTATGCCTGCAAAATTACAATGATTAACGACCCATCGCCGTGGCAAACCAGTCAAACTTACGtctatttcttcttcaatttGGCTACAAGTTAACATACTCATAAAGAGTTCGAAGCGGCACGCGTTAAAAGTCTGGTGATTCGATGTCAAATGTTTATAAGCGACTAATCTGAAGATGATATGGTGCGTTAATAAATGCCCCGCGGTCACAAATTTCAAGAAGGGTCAGTGATAAAAATTGACCGTTTCGTAATCGAAAGTTTTCGATTACTTTTCACTAACTTACGTGTGCACTTACTTGCCAAATATTGGTTCTATatcaaaattgtcaatttaaagACTTTCATCCGCCGATTAATTAGTTGATTTATCTCGTAGTAATTGATACGTTGTAAGATTGATAAAAACAGTTCAAAAGCCATTCAGTGTAACTTCTGGTTTTGATGAATAACAATgatgtttgtaataaaatggGCATCTTGATGGAAATGCACAGCGACCCTTTGAACCTAATTTTTTGATCGTTTACCAACATAGGAACTTTActttgtgtaaatattattgttaccaTGAGACCTATGAATGACATTTTCTAGGGAAAATTATTGAAGGTATAATGTTTTGAATTGcgacaaagaaataaatattccatgcGTAagcaataatcattaataattatattttacacaaatataaacattgaatTGCATAAGTCTTTAGGgggaaacaacaataataattttgtttaataaaaacgtgtaatatattgataatacATTGTGATAAGGTGTGTAAATTGggattgatttttttcaaaattatactttgtttaataaaacaaagagataaactataaaaagacTTGTTATTCCAATgagaaattaatgtttttttccaAGAATTGTCCagatattgtataatttttatttaatactgtaTATTGGGCTATCAATAACATTAAGTTTTAACTCAGAATTGCACAACAAGgcataataatactaatattaataattaataacacaaaCCATGAATTGGAGTACGTcatattcaaacaaataaataaataaaacaattaaattttacgccCACGCGTCGggtgaaattcaaatttggcGGCGGGTCGATACCGACGCCGGGCGTCGCGACACGCCACAGAAATAGTCGGATCAGCTGATCCGCACCATGTGAACCAATTGTTCCCAATTAAAACCTCGTACTCAGCA encodes the following:
- the LOC109597124 gene encoding mitochondrial basic amino acids transporter-like, which encodes MALDFFAGCLGGCAGVIVGHPLDTVKIHLQTQDFKNPKYRGSLHCLKTLVQTQGIRGVYRGMSSPLAGVAAINAVVFGVQGNVQRNCSDPDSLRTHALAGATAGLMQSFVCSPMELAKSRLQVETKGSVGPSQLLAQIYRSDGVRGVFKGLNLTVAREVPSYAAYFWTYEALTRSQTGVVSTFDMLMAGGLAGTVSWILTYPVDVIKSRCQLDITGRYNNAFDCLRKSVKAEGFSFLFRGLTPTIIRAFPVNAVTFTVVTWTIRLFTSETTKTCPNISISINLPEKMTN